A stretch of Lathyrus oleraceus cultivar Zhongwan6 chromosome 6, CAAS_Psat_ZW6_1.0, whole genome shotgun sequence DNA encodes these proteins:
- the LOC127097157 gene encoding early nodulin-93 has protein sequence MGIPSELRDAWVSKRNSFIIASPDEERKILRTKKCTNDGVRAGFKAAVIAAIASSVPTLTAVRMIPWAKANLNYTAQALIISAASIAGYFITADKTILECARRNAQLEYSLSHNRDSVSS, from the exons ATGGGTATTCCTTCAGAACTTAGGGATGCTTGGGTCTCCAAAAGAAATTCTTTCATTATTGCTTCTCCAGATGAAGAGAGGAAGATCTTAAGGACTAAGAAATGTACCAATG ATGGTGTGCGTGCTGGATTCAAGGCGGCTGTCATTGCAGCCATTGCCAGTTCTGTGCCTACA TTGACTGCTGTTCGCATGATTCCATGGGCAAAAGCAAACCTCAATTATACCGCTCAGGCACTTATTATATCTGCCG CATCTATTGCAGGATACTTCATAACCGCCGATAAAACTATCTTGGAATGTGCGAGAAGAAATGCGCAGCTTGAATATTCTCTAAGCCACAATCGTGACTCGGTTTCATCTTAG